A DNA window from Fragaria vesca subsp. vesca linkage group LG3, FraVesHawaii_1.0, whole genome shotgun sequence contains the following coding sequences:
- the LOC101300800 gene encoding DEAD-box ATP-dependent RNA helicase 46-like: MAATSSASAGARNVQVIETATSAPVASKNGPSGSVSGHGGSLIRGSGPPDNGSAENYRRLHKITVIGDNVPLPSTTFKATGFTSDSLSEVQNAGFSAPTPIQAQSWPVAFEGRDIVAIAKPGSGKTLGYLLPGFMCLKRTHNNSQMGPTVLVLSPTGELAKQIQEEAMKFGKSLGIAVVVCTYGPF, encoded by the exons ATGGCTGCCACTTCCTCTGCCTCTGCTGGAGCGAGGAATGTGCAAGTAATTGAG ACTGCAACAAGTGCACCAGTTGCTTCTAAAAATGGTCCAAGTGGGTCAGTTAGCGGACATGGAGGATCTCTTATTAGAGGAAGTGGACCACCAGACAATGGAAGTGCTGAGAATTATCGTCGCCTGCATAAAATAACTGTTATT GGTGATAATGTGCCCCTACCATCTACTACCTTTAAAGCTACGGGCTTCACATCCGATAGTCTTAGTGAG GTACAAAATGCTGGTTTTTCTGCCCCAACTCCAATTCAAGCTCAGTCATGGCCAGTTGCATTTGAAGGTAGAGACATTGTGGCCATTGCTAAACCGGGGTCAGGGAAGACCTTAGGGTACTTGCTTCCTGGATTTATGTGTCTCAAGCGCACCCATAATAACTCTCAGATGGGTCCAACTGTGTTGGTGTTATCACCAACAGGGGAGCTGGCCAAACAGATTCAAGAGGAAGCGATGAAGTTTGGGAAATCTCTGGGCATAGCTGTTGTGGTATGCACTTATGGCCCATTTTAG